The genomic window GGAGACCATTCATGATCGAATCCACACTGTTCTCGCATATTCTCGTCGCCGCCGGCATGGGGCTGGCCGGCGCCATCGTCTTTGCCGCCATCGGACTGATTTCCGGCACCGATGAAACCACCACGCTGGCGCCGCTGACGCTGCTGGTGGTACTGCTGGGCGTGCCGCCCGAGGGCGTGTTCACGTTCTTCCTGGCCGGCGCCGTGGCCAAGCACATGACCCACGCCATTCCCACCGCGCTGCTGGGCATTCCCGGCGACACCATGGCCACGCCGTTGCTGCAGGACGCCAACCACCTGCGCAACCTGGGCGTGCCGCATATCGCGCTGCGCAAGATGATCTCGGGCGCCATCATCGCGGCCTTCGTGGCCGTGCCGCTGGCCGTGCTGTTCGCGGTGCTGCTGGCACCGTTCGGGCCGACCATCACCAAGGCGGCGCCGTGGATCTTCGTGGCGGCGGCCGTGATCATCGCCTACAGCTCGGCGGGCCGCTGGGCGTCGGTGGCCGCGCTGCTGCCGTTCGTGGTGGTGATCGTCGCGCTGCAGACGCTGACGGCCAAGTTCGGCGTCAAGCTCAGCATCAGCTACTTCCTGGGCATCGCCATCGGGCCGCTGATCGCAGACCTGTTCTCGTCGATCTCGCCCGTGGAACGCCCGCGCATGCGGCGCGACAAGGTGCGCACGTTCTCGCTGGCGCCCGACGTCAAGGGCTGGGCGGGCTATTTCCCGAACCCGCTGCGCGTGCTGGACCGCAGCCAGGTCAAGTGGACGCTCGGCACCGCCGTCATCTCCAGCGCCACGTTCGTGTTCAGCCCCGTGGCGATGACCGTGGTGCTGGGCGAACTGGTCGGCTCGCGCGTGCGCCACGCCTACCATCGGCTGACCACGGTGCTGAGCGCCCGCAACGGCGTGACCGAGGCCACCTACATCGCCGAGGCGCTGATCCCGCTGATCGCCTTCGGCCTGCCGCTGAGCCCGGTGGCCGCCGGCCCGGCCGCGCCGCTGTTCAACGCACCGCCGGTCTACACGGTCGACGCCGGCGGCGGCCAGACCCACAACCTCCACAACCTGCTGAACCACTGGGAGTTCCTGGGCTACGGCATGCTCGCCGTGGTGCTCGCGGCGCTGGTGTCCTACCCGTTCGCGATGAACCACGCGCGCCGCGCGGCCCTGTTCGTGGCCCGCAAGATCTCCCACGAGGCGATCATCGCCACGTTCGTCGGCCTGATCCTCGTGATCAGCGTCTGGGAAGGCAACTTCCTGGGCCTGCTGGTGATCCTGACAATGGGCCTGCTCGGCGGCCTGCTGTCGCGCACCATCGGCTTTAACACCGGCGTGCAGTTCATGGGCTACTACACGGCCGTGCTGACGGTGCCGGCGGTACTGAAGCTGGTGGGGTAAGGCCGCGTTGCCCCGCGGCTAGTGTTCGCGCGGGGCGGGCTGGGTCCAGTCTTCGATCTGGATGCCCGGATACGACGCGAAATCGCTCACATTGTTGGTGACCACGACTGCGCCGACGGACCGGGCGTGCGCGGCAATCAGCTTGTCGAGCGCGTCGGACTTTCGATGGCGCGTGGCCTTGCGGATGGCGCCATAGGCATGGGCGGCGGCAGGCGTCAGCGGCAGCACCGGCACGCGTGCGACGAGCGCGTCCAGTGCGTGCCGGGCATGCTCGGGGGCGCTGGAAACCGATACACCGTATTCGAGTTCCGCAAGCGTAATCACCGACAGCACGACCTCACCCTCAAAACATTCCGCCAGCCGCGCCGCAACCTGCGGCGGCTGCCGCTTCATCAGGTAGATGCAGATATTGGTATCCAGCATGTAGGTCGGCATCAGAGCGCATCCCTTTCCGACTGGGACTGCTCCTCACGGCCCTCGGCCATGAAGTCGGCCGGAAAACTGGCGAAGACATCCAGCAGTCCGGTGAGACGCCTGCGGGCCGGGCGGATGCGCAATTCATCGCCCACCCGCTCGATCTCGAATGGAATATCGGTATCCGGATAGGCAAGATCGGCGGGAATCCGAATGGCCTGCGAATTGCCGTTTCGGAAGAGTTTCGTGCGGTGCATGGCGGCCTCTGAACAGATAACGAAACCAGTATACGCCGCCGACGCCAGATGTACATACCGTGTGTACATCTGGCTCACATGCATTCTTGGCGTCACATTTCCGAACCATGCCTGGGAATTCGTCAGCTTCTCGACTCCCGCCGCACCGCCTGCGGCGGCATGCCGAAGCCGCGCAGGAAGGCTTCGCGCATGTGGCGGCGGTCGCGGAAGCCGGTTTCGCGGGCCACTACGTCCAGCGGGTGGCGGCTTTGTTCGATCATCAGGCGGGCGGCTTCCAGGCGCAGGCTTTCGATGGCCTTGGCTGGTGACTGGCCGGTCTCGGCCGTGAATACGCGGCTGAACTGGCGGGGGCTCAGGTGGACGGCGGTGGCCAGGTCTTCTACGGTCAGCGCGCGGTGCAGGTTCTTGCGCGCGTAGTCGAGCGCGCTCTGGATGCGGTCGGACTTCGGCGCCAGGTCCAGCAGTTCGGAATGCTGCGACTGCCCGCCCGCGCGGCGCTGGTACATCACCAACTTGTGGGCCACGGACCGCGCGGCGTCAGCGCCGAGGTCCTTTTCCACCATCGCCAGCGCCAGGTCAAAGCCGGCCGTCATGCCCGCCGACGTCCAGATCGGTCCGTCGACGATATGGATGCGGTCGTCCTCCACGCGGATCTCCGGATGGGCGCGCTGCATCTCGCGCGAGAAGAACCAGTGGGTGGTGGCGCGGCGGCCGTCGAGCAGCCCGGCTTCCGCCAGCACGAACGCGCCCGTGCAGATCGACGCCACGCGCCGCGCCCGGGGCGCCGCCTTGCGCATGAAATCGAGTACCGGGGCCGGCGCGGGGGCGGCAATCGGATCACCCACGCCCGCGACGATCCAGGTGTCCACGGTCACGCGCGCCGTTGCCGGCCGCGCCTCGACCATCACACCGAGCGACGACCGCACCGGGCCGCCCGGCACCGCGTAGACGTCGATCCGGTAGAACGGCTCGCCCGCCACGAGGTTCGCGTACTCGAAAACCGCCTGGGCGCCCAGCGTCATCATCTGGAAGCCGTCCGTCAACAAAAACCCCACCCGGTGCATTCCCGCCCCTCGCCATGTCCGATGTCCTGAAAACGGACTATATACGTCATTTCGGCCAGGGCCAACCTTCCCTACCATGCTTCCCATGGATGCCGCGCATCCCCTACCACCCGAATGGAGAAGCTCATGTCCCCGCACCCCTACCTTGGCACCGCCCTCGTCACCGGCGCATCGTCCGGCATCGGCGCGATCTACGCAGACCGGCTGGCCCGGCGCGGCCACGACCTCGTGCTGGTCGCCCGCAGCCGCGACAAGCTCGACGCGCTGGCGCGGCGCATCACCGACGAAACCGGCCGCGCGGTCGAGGTGTTTCCGGCCGACCTGGGCGACCGCGCGTCGCTGGCCACCGTCGAAGACAAGCTGCGCACCGATGCCAGCATCACGCTGCTGGTCAACAACGCCGGCATCGGCACCCATACGCCGCTGCTGGACAGCGACGTCGACCAGATGACCAGGATGATCGAGCTGAACGTGACCGCGCTGACGCGGCTCAGCTACGCCGCAGTGCCCGGCTTCGTGGCGCGCGGCCAGGGCACCATCGTCAACATCTCGTCGATCGTGTCCATCGCGCCGGAGATCCTGAACGGCGTCTACGGCGGCAGCAAGGCGTTCGTTACCGCGTTCAGCCAGTCGCTGCACCACGAGCTGGCGGCCAAGGGCGTGCGCGTGCAGGCCGTGCTGCCCGGCGCCACGGCCACCGATTTCTGGGAAACGGGCGGCCTGCCGGTCGAGCACCTGGACCAGGCCATCGTCATGCCGGCGGCGGACCTTGTCGACGCCGCGCTGGTCGGCCTGGACCGCGGCGAGCTGATCACGATCCCGTCGCTCCACGCGGTGGAGCACTGGCAAGCCTACGAAGCCGCGCGCGGGGCGATGGCCGCGGTGCTGTCGCAGAACACGCCAGCGGCGCGCTACGCCAGGGACTGAAGCCGCTCCACCGCGCGCCGCAGCGCGGCCCGGCTGGCGTCGACGGTGACACGCAGCGCGTCGATGGCCTGCCGGTCGCGCGCCAGTTCGTCGAGCTGGTCGGCCACCTGCTGCCGCACCAGCGCGGGGGCCGGCCCGCCGGCCGACTGCCGCGCCGCCACGCCCTGCACGGGATCGAGACAACGCGCCACGACCTCTGCATCGACGTCCAGCGCCCGGCCCGTGTGCGCGGCGGCGGCCCGGTTCACCATGCCGCTGTCGATCTCGCTGGCCGGCAGGTGGCGGTCGAGCGCCTCGCGCACCACGGCGCCGACCACGTGGTGCGCCTCGCGGAACGACATGCCGGCGTCGCGCACCAGCATGTCCGCCAGATCGGTGGCCGACGAGAAATCGCAGCGGGCCCGGTCCAGCATGTTTGCGCGACGCGGCGTGGCGGTCTGCAGCACCAGCTTCAGCAGGCTCGCGCAGCGCAGCGCCTCGTCGGTGGCGTCCCAGAAGCCGCGCATGCTTTCGCGGTTGCCGTCGCCGGAATGCGTGAAATGGCTGCCCTTGAGCGCCGCCAGCGACGCCGTGAGCATGCCGATCATGTGGCCACCCTTGCCCTTCAGGTACTCCAGCACCACCGGGTTTTTCTTCTGCGGCATGATGCTCGACGTGCCAGCCACGCTGTCCGGAAAGTCGATCAGCCCGAACTCGGGCGTGGCCCAGACGTAGAGGTCCTGCGCCACGCGGCCCCAGGTGACCGTGGCGATGGCCATGGCCGACAGGATCTCCCAGGCGAAGTCGCGCGACGCCACCGCATCGAGCGCGTTCGGCGCGTAGGTGCCAAAGCCCAGCCAGCGGGCCGTGGCCGCCCGGTCGATCGGAAACGCGGTGCCGGCCAGCGCGCCGGCGCCCAGCGGGCAGGCGTCCAGCCGGTCCAGCGCCTGGCGCAGCCGCGCGATGTCGCGCCCCAGCGCCTGCGCCACGCCGCACAGGTAGTAGCCATACGTGATCGGCTGCGCGGCCTGCAGGTGCGTGTAGCCGGGCATCACGGCATCGGCGTGGGCATCGGCCTGCCGCAGCGCCACGTCGCGCGTGTCGGCCAGCGCGGCCAGCAGCGCCAGCACGGTGTCGCGGGCGCGCAGGCGGTCGTGCGTGGCCAGGATGTCGTTGCGGCTGCGCGCCACATGCAGGCGGCCGCCCGCGTCGGCGCCGGCCATCGCCATCAGGTGCGCTTCGTAGTTGAAATAGGCGTCCTCGCGTTCGGGGTCCAGCGGCACCGCGTCGGGGCCGTCCTGCTCGATCCGCAGCAGCGCCCGCGCCAGCGTGGCGGCCACGTCCGTCGGCACCAGTCCGGCGCCATGCAGCATGACCAGATGCGCCGCGTTGATGTCGGTGAGATAGCGAAAGCCGGGGGCAAACTCGCGCGCCAGGCGCGGCAGGTAGATGTGCGCGCAAAGCTCGGGGGCGGTGGCTTGCGTCAGGCGGCGGCTGACCTTCGATTCCATGCAACTCTCCTCGTTGATGGCGCCGAGTATGGGAATCGCACGGTCATACCGTCAAATCACAGTTTGCACGGGGGTCATACGGTTTTGTTATGCGTCCGGCCGTGGTCTATCGTGAAGGACGTCCACCCCGGACGCCCCGCCGGAGCCCGCCGTGCCCACTCGCCGCAGCCTGCTTGTCCTCCCCGCCGCCCTCTGGACGGCCACCCTGCCGGCGCTCCTGCCGCCCCGCGCGCACGCGGCAACGTCGCCCGTCGACCTGACCCGCCCGAACGTCGTGGTCGTGCTGCGCCATGCCCGCGCGCCGGGGGTGGGCGATCCCGCCGGCTTCCGGCTCGACGACTGCGCGACGCAGCGCAACCTCTCCGCAGGCGGGCGCGAGCAGGCGCGCAAGCTGGGCGAACGATGGAAGGCGGCCGGATTCCGGCCCACGCAGGTGCTCACCAGCGCCTGGTGCCGCTGCCAGGACACGGCGCGGCTGATCGGCCTTGGGCCGGTGCGCGTGGAACCGATGCTGAATTCGTTCTTGGGGTCGGACGCCGCCGCGCGTGACGCGCAGATCAAGCGGCTGTCGCGCTATATCGACCAGCTCGACCCGCGCGGCGGGCCGTACCTGCTGGTCACGCACCAGGTGGTGGTCACGGCGCTGACCGGCCATGATGCCGACAGCGGCGGCGGCGTGACGATCGAACTGCCGGTGGCGGGACAGGCGCGGCGCGTGACCGTGCTGCCCGCGCCCGAAGTGGCCGACTAGCGTCAGGTGGAGCCGCGCTCGACGATGCGGAAGCCGACGTCGACCACCGGCTGCGCCACGGTCTCGCCGCGGCAGCGCGCCAGCAGCAGCCCGGCCGCCAGCGTGCCCATGCCCGCGCCGTCGACCTGCACGGACGTCAGCGACGGCACCATGTGCGCGGCAAAATCGGCGTCGCCAAAGCCGCAGACGGCCAGATCCTCGGGCACGCGCAGGCCGCGCGCCCGCGCTTCCTCGATCACGCCCTGGGCCAGTTGGTCCGAACTGCAGAAGATGGCCTCGATGCGCGGGTCCTGCGCCAGCAGGTCGCCCAGCGCCTGCCGCCCGAGCCCCAGGCTGCTGGGCGCCGGCACGCGCGCGACGGGCACGTCGTGGCCCAGTGTCGAGACAAAGCCTTCGCGCCGCACAGCGGCCCGCTGGTCGTCGCCGGTGGCGATGCCAAAGCGCCGCCAGCCCTTCGACAGGAAATAGCCCGCCACGGCGCTGCCGACCTTCAGGTGCGAGAACCCCACGGCCATGTCCACGGGCCGGTCGCTCAGGTCCCAGGTCTCCACCACGGGAATGCCGGACCGCCGCAGCCGGTCGCGCGATGCCTGCGCGTGGACCAGCCCGGTGACGACGATGCCGTCCGGGCGGCGGCTGATCATCGTGCCCAGCAGCGCCTCCTCGCGCGCGTGGTCGTAGCCGGTCTGCCCCAGGATCAACTGGTAGCCGGCCGCGTCCAGCGCATCGGTCAGGGCCTTGACCGTCGGGATGAACTGCGCCACCGCGATATTGGGCACCAGCGCGGCCACGGTCATGGTGCGGCGCGACTTCAGGCCGCCGGCCAGCAGGTTCGGGATATAGCCGGTGGCCTCCACCGCCTGGCGCACGCGGGCAATGGTCTTGTCGGAGACCAGGCCCGGGTTGCTCAGCGCGCGCGAAGCGGTAATCAGTGACACGCCGGCCTCGCGGGCGACGTCGTGCAGCGTGACAGACTTGCTGCCGGATGAATCGGACATAAGGGGTTTGCGGTGCGGGTAAACGACTACGCCAGGTGCGGCCCGCCCCGATTGACCGGGGCGGATGACAACGTTAGCATTCTTTCCATTCGCTGTCCGGGCAACGTGTTGCCGGTGACGCGAAAGCAGCTTCGGGCCGTCGCCAGTCAATGCATGGCCCCGGATGATAGCAATGCCCGTGCGGCCGGTTTCGGCCGTTTTTTGACAACGATGTCATACGATGTCTGAAGTCTGGAACCCGGTTCCGACGTTTTACAGGATGCGCCCGCCCATGACCGCCCCGTCTGTCTCGCCCGCTTCGCAACGCCCGTCCGCCGCCGACGCCATCACGTCGATCCGGCTGTCGTCCTGCTACCTGCCGCTGGCCACGCCGATCAGCGACGCCAAGGTGCTGACCGGGCGCCAGAAGCCGATGACCGAAGTGGCCATCCTGTTCGCGGAAATCCGCACCGCCAGCGGCCACGAGGGGCTGGGCTTCAGCTATTCCAAGCGCGCGGGCGGCCCGGGCCAGTTCGCCCACGCCCAGGAGATCGCCCCTACCCTGCTGGGCGAAGACCCGAGCGACATCGGCAAGCTCTGGGACAAGCTATGCTGGGCCGGCGCGTCGGTAGGCCGCAGCGGCCTGTCGACGCAGGCCATCGGCGCGTTCGACGTGGCGCTGTGGGACCTGAAGGCCAGGCGCGCGGGGCTGTCGCTGGCCAAGCTGCTGGGCGCCCACCGTGACGCCGTGCGCTGCTACAACACGTCCGGCGGCTT from Cupriavidus pauculus includes these protein-coding regions:
- a CDS encoding tripartite tricarboxylate transporter permease — its product is MIESTLFSHILVAAGMGLAGAIVFAAIGLISGTDETTTLAPLTLLVVLLGVPPEGVFTFFLAGAVAKHMTHAIPTALLGIPGDTMATPLLQDANHLRNLGVPHIALRKMISGAIIAAFVAVPLAVLFAVLLAPFGPTITKAAPWIFVAAAVIIAYSSAGRWASVAALLPFVVVIVALQTLTAKFGVKLSISYFLGIAIGPLIADLFSSISPVERPRMRRDKVRTFSLAPDVKGWAGYFPNPLRVLDRSQVKWTLGTAVISSATFVFSPVAMTVVLGELVGSRVRHAYHRLTTVLSARNGVTEATYIAEALIPLIAFGLPLSPVAAGPAAPLFNAPPVYTVDAGGGQTHNLHNLLNHWEFLGYGMLAVVLAALVSYPFAMNHARRAALFVARKISHEAIIATFVGLILVISVWEGNFLGLLVILTMGLLGGLLSRTIGFNTGVQFMGYYTAVLTVPAVLKLVG
- a CDS encoding type II toxin-antitoxin system VapC family toxin; the encoded protein is MPTYMLDTNICIYLMKRQPPQVAARLAECFEGEVVLSVITLAELEYGVSVSSAPEHARHALDALVARVPVLPLTPAAAHAYGAIRKATRHRKSDALDKLIAAHARSVGAVVVTNNVSDFASYPGIQIEDWTQPAPREH
- the vapB gene encoding type II toxin-antitoxin system VapB family antitoxin — protein: MHRTKLFRNGNSQAIRIPADLAYPDTDIPFEIERVGDELRIRPARRRLTGLLDVFASFPADFMAEGREEQSQSERDAL
- a CDS encoding GlxA family transcriptional regulator; translation: MHRVGFLLTDGFQMMTLGAQAVFEYANLVAGEPFYRIDVYAVPGGPVRSSLGVMVEARPATARVTVDTWIVAGVGDPIAAPAPAPVLDFMRKAAPRARRVASICTGAFVLAEAGLLDGRRATTHWFFSREMQRAHPEIRVEDDRIHIVDGPIWTSAGMTAGFDLALAMVEKDLGADAARSVAHKLVMYQRRAGGQSQHSELLDLAPKSDRIQSALDYARKNLHRALTVEDLATAVHLSPRQFSRVFTAETGQSPAKAIESLRLEAARLMIEQSRHPLDVVARETGFRDRRHMREAFLRGFGMPPQAVRRESRS
- a CDS encoding SDR family NAD(P)-dependent oxidoreductase, which gives rise to MSPHPYLGTALVTGASSGIGAIYADRLARRGHDLVLVARSRDKLDALARRITDETGRAVEVFPADLGDRASLATVEDKLRTDASITLLVNNAGIGTHTPLLDSDVDQMTRMIELNVTALTRLSYAAVPGFVARGQGTIVNISSIVSIAPEILNGVYGGSKAFVTAFSQSLHHELAAKGVRVQAVLPGATATDFWETGGLPVEHLDQAIVMPAADLVDAALVGLDRGELITIPSLHAVEHWQAYEAARGAMAAVLSQNTPAARYARD
- the argH gene encoding argininosuccinate lyase, which gives rise to MESKVSRRLTQATAPELCAHIYLPRLAREFAPGFRYLTDINAAHLVMLHGAGLVPTDVAATLARALLRIEQDGPDAVPLDPEREDAYFNYEAHLMAMAGADAGGRLHVARSRNDILATHDRLRARDTVLALLAALADTRDVALRQADAHADAVMPGYTHLQAAQPITYGYYLCGVAQALGRDIARLRQALDRLDACPLGAGALAGTAFPIDRAATARWLGFGTYAPNALDAVASRDFAWEILSAMAIATVTWGRVAQDLYVWATPEFGLIDFPDSVAGTSSIMPQKKNPVVLEYLKGKGGHMIGMLTASLAALKGSHFTHSGDGNRESMRGFWDATDEALRCASLLKLVLQTATPRRANMLDRARCDFSSATDLADMLVRDAGMSFREAHHVVGAVVREALDRHLPASEIDSGMVNRAAAAHTGRALDVDAEVVARCLDPVQGVAARQSAGGPAPALVRQQVADQLDELARDRQAIDALRVTVDASRAALRRAVERLQSLA
- a CDS encoding histidine phosphatase family protein, giving the protein MPTRRSLLVLPAALWTATLPALLPPRAHAATSPVDLTRPNVVVVLRHARAPGVGDPAGFRLDDCATQRNLSAGGREQARKLGERWKAAGFRPTQVLTSAWCRCQDTARLIGLGPVRVEPMLNSFLGSDAAARDAQIKRLSRYIDQLDPRGGPYLLVTHQVVVTALTGHDADSGGGVTIELPVAGQARRVTVLPAPEVAD
- a CDS encoding LacI family DNA-binding transcriptional regulator, with translation MSDSSGSKSVTLHDVAREAGVSLITASRALSNPGLVSDKTIARVRQAVEATGYIPNLLAGGLKSRRTMTVAALVPNIAVAQFIPTVKALTDALDAAGYQLILGQTGYDHAREEALLGTMISRRPDGIVVTGLVHAQASRDRLRRSGIPVVETWDLSDRPVDMAVGFSHLKVGSAVAGYFLSKGWRRFGIATGDDQRAAVRREGFVSTLGHDVPVARVPAPSSLGLGRQALGDLLAQDPRIEAIFCSSDQLAQGVIEEARARGLRVPEDLAVCGFGDADFAAHMVPSLTSVQVDGAGMGTLAAGLLLARCRGETVAQPVVDVGFRIVERGST